Below is a window of Hyalangium gracile DNA.
CTCGTACCTGAGCGTGGAGGCCTATGCCTCCGTCAACTACGGCGAGAAGGGCGGCGAGTTCCGCTTCGCCATGGACTCTCCACCCTTCCAGACCGAGGACGGTCGGCCGCTACTGCCCGCCCCCACGTTCCAGGTGGGCGGGGGCCTTCGCATCAACCTCTGATCAGAAGCCCCGCATCCAGCCGCCATCGATCACGATGGACTGGCCGGTGATGTAGCCCGCGCGATCCGAGGCCAGGAACGTCACCAGGGCGCCCAGCTCCTCCGGGCGCCCGAGCCGCCGCGCCGGGAGCTGCGGCGCGAGCTTCTCCTCGGTGAAGCCCAGCTCCGCCAGACGCTCGGTGGCGTGGAAGCCGGGCAGCACGGCATTGACGGTGATGCCGTCCGCCGCCAGCTCATTGCTGGCCGACTTCGTGAGCCCCAGCAGCCCCGTCCGCAGGCTGCTGGAGATCGTCATCCCCGGGATGGTCTCCCGGGCCGACACGGACGTGATGAGGACGATCCGGCCCCACTTCCCTTCCCGCATGATCGGCGCCGCCGAGCGGATGCCCTCCACCGCCCCCATCCACAGGCTCTGGAAGTTCGCCTGCCACTGCACATCGGTGAGGTCCATCACCCCACCCTTCGGCGGGCCACCCGTGTTGATCACCAGCACCTCCAGGCCCCCGAGCGCCTCCCTCACCTGGTCGATGACCACCTTCGTCGAGCCCGGCATGGCCAGGTTCGCGGCCACGCCCAGGGCGGCGCCCATGTTCGCCGCGGCGGCGCGGATGCGCTCCTCGCTGCGGGAGCAGATCGCCACGCGCGCACCCTCGCGAACCAGCTCCGAGGCGACGGCGAAGCCGAGCCCCGCCGAGGCCCCCAGTACCAGGGCCCTTCTACCCTTCAGTCCTAAATCCATCTGCGTGCTCCTCCAGGAATGGAGCGAGCCGCTCGCGGACGAGCCGGGCGGCGCGCTCGAGATCCACATCCTCCGCGCGGGAAATCCCCCCGGTCAGTTCAGTGACGATGCTCCCGGCGATGCTGCCCACTTCGTAAGCCAGGCGATACGGCACACGGCTGAAGCTCACGAGAGTATAGCGGCTGAGGAACTGCCCCGGGAAAGCGTTGAGCAACAACTTCTCCACCTGCTTCTCCAGCAGGAAGCGCGGACTGGCGGTGCTGTCGCGCATCTCGATGAAGTTCTCCACGGCCATGTCGGCGATGGCGTCCGCGTTGGGTTTGCGCGCACGGAAGAACTCGGAGAAGGCCTCTTCCCAGCGGGAGTGCCGGGCCAGGAGCCCGTCGAGCACCACGCAGTCCTCGAAGCCGCAGTTCATCCCCTGCCCGAAGAAGGGGACGATGGCGTGGGCCGCATCCCCCAGCACCAGGGCGCGACTTCCTACGTGCCAGGGCGTGCTCTTCACGGTGACCATGGAACCCGTCGGGTTCTTGAAGAAGTCGTGGGTGAGCTCGGGGATGAGCTCCAGGGCGTCCGGGAACTGTTCTGTGAAGAACGCCGTGAGCTTTCCGGGCGAGTCCAGGGTCGCGAAGCTCACCGGCCCCTCGAAGGGCAGGAAGAGCGTGCAGGTGAAGCTGCCGTCCTCGTTGGGCAGGGCGATGAGCATGAACGAGCCGCGCGGCCAGATGTGCAGCGCGTGCTTCTCCATGCGGAAGGTGCCGCCCGGACCCGCGGGGATGGTGAGTTCCTTGTAGCCGTGGCTCAGCAGCTCCTGGGTGGAGGAGTGGCCCGGCAGCTTCATCATCTCCTGGCGCACCGCCGAGCCCGAGCCGTCCGCGCCCAGCAGCACCGGGGCGCGCTCCTCGCGGGTGGCGCCGCTCGCGTCGTCGTGGACGGCGAGGAGGCCCGACTCGAAGTCCACGTGCTGGATGCGCTGCTTGAAGCGGATGCGCACGCGGCCCGTGGCTTCCGCGTGCGTCATGAGGAACTTGTTGAGCCACGCGCGAGAGATGCTGTTGATGTGCTGCGAGTCGTCCTTGCCGTAGGGCTGGAGCGTCAGCTCTCCGGACAGCGGGTGGATCATCCGCCCGCGCATGGGGATGGCGTGCCGCCGCGCCTCCTCCTCCAGCCCCACCTGCCGGAGCGCATGCAGCCCTCGGGTGGAGATGGCCAGGTTGATGGAGCGCCCGGCCTCCACGGTCTCTCGCCGCATGTCCGGCCGCCGCTCGAGCACCTCCACCTGGAAGCCACGCCGGGCCAGGAACATGGCCATGAGCGAGCCCACGAGGCCCGCTCCGGCCAGGGTGACGGGCTGGGTCCGATCAATCTCGCGCATGGCTCTCGAGGATCCTCACGAAGCGGTATACGTCGAGGAAGCTGCAGTACAGCGGCGCGGGCGCGGCGCGGATGACGTCCGGCTCGCGGAAGTCGCAGAAGACGCCCGCCTCCCCCAGCTTCGCGAGCAGGCGCCGTGGCTCCTTGCGGAAGCGAAGGGACAACTGCGAGCCCCGCTCCTTCATGTCCCGAGGCGTGACGATCTCGACGATGCCTGGGGGCAGTCGATCGAGCAGGAACTCCAGGTAGCTGGTGAGCAGATCGCCCTTGAGGCGCAGCGCCGGCATGGTGGCCTGATCGAACAGCTCCATGGACGCGCGCAGCGCCGCGAGCTGGAGGATGGGCGGGTTGGAGAGCTGCCAGCCCTCCGCGCCCGGGAGCGGGACGAAGTTGGAGCCCATCTCGAAGCGCGTGGCCTTGTCGTGGCCCCACCAGCCCTCGAAGCGGGGGATGCCGGGCATGTGGGCGTGGCGCTCGTGGACGAAGACGCCGCCCAGCGTGCCCGGGCCGCCGTTGAGGTACTTGTACGAGCACCACACGGCGAAGTCCGGCCCGTCGTCATGCAGCGACAGCCGCAGGTTGCCGGCGCCGTGCGCCAGGTCGAACCCCACCCGGCAGCCCCGCTCGTGAGCGGCGCGGGAGATGGCCTTCATGTCGAAGGCCTGGCCGGTGAGGTAGTTCACGTTGCCCAGCAGCACGAGGGAGATCTCGGACCCGCGTCGATCGATGGTGTCGAGGATGTCCTCCAGGCGCAGGGTGTCCTCGCCGAAGCGCGGCTCGAGGCGGAGGATGGCCTCCTTCGGATCGAAGCCATGGAAGCGCGCCTGCGAGGCCACCGCGTACTGGTCCGAGGGGAAGGCACCGCCCTCGATGAGGATGCGGAAGCGCTCGCGGGTGGGCCGGTAGAAGGACACCATCATCAGGTGAAGGTTCACCGAGAGGGTGTTCATCACCACCACCTCGAGCGGCTGGGCGCCCACCAGGCGCGCCGTCTGGGCGGTCAACGTCTCGTGGTAGGGCAGCCACGGGTTGCGGGCGTGGAAGTGGCCCTCCACACCCAGGCGCTCCCAGTCCTCCAGCTCCTCCAGGACGTACTGCTTCGCCTTGCGAGGCTGCAGTCCGAGCGAGTTGCCCACGAGGTAGATGACGGGCTCGCCGTCCTTGCCTCGGGGGAAGAGGAACTCGTCGCGGAAGTGGCGCAGGGAGTCCTCGCCATCCATGCGTCGGGCGAAGGCCTCGCCCTCCTCGAAGTGCACCGAGCCGTGTTTCATCATGAGGCGAAGTCCTCTCGCGAGCGCCCGAGCCACTCGAGCGCGTTGCGCCACAAGAGCCGCTCGCGGATGGAAGGTTCCACGTCCGACAGGGATTCGATCAGCGTGCCAGGGCGGTCCTCGCCCAGGGGGAAGGGGTAGTCGCTGCCGAGCGCCACCTTCTCCGAGCCGAACAGCTTGACGATGAAGCGCAGCGTCTCCGCGTCATGGACGAGCGAGTCCACCCAGAAGCGTCCCAGGTAGTCGCGCGGCGGCACCTTGTTGTCCACGGCGACCAGGTCCGGCCGGGCGTCGAAGCCGTGCTGGATGCGGCCGACCGTCCCGGGGAAGGCGCCGCCGCCATGGGCGAAGGCGAGCCGCAGCCGGGGCAGGCGCTCCAGCGTGCCGGAGAAGATGAGGGTGGAGATGGCGATGGCCACCTCGGCGGGCATGCCCACCAGCCAGGGCATCCAGTACTTCTCCAGCCGCGCCCCGCCGAGCATGTCCCAGGGGTGGACGAACACCGCCGCGCCCAGCTCGGCCGCCGCCTGGAAGAACGGGAAGAGCGCCGGGTCTCCCAGGTTGGTGCCGTTGACGTGCGAGCCGATCTGCACGCCGGGCAGCCCCAGCTCGCGCACGCAGCGCTCCAGCTCGCGGATGGCCAGGTCGACGCTCTGAAGGGGCACGGTGCCCAGGCCGGCGAAGCGCCGGGGGCTGGTGCGCACCACCGAGGCCACGTGGTCGTTGAGGAAGCGGGACAGGTCCAGCCCGTGCTCGGGCTTCGCCCAGTAGCTGAACATCACCGGCACGGTGGAGAGCACCTGGACGGAGACTCCCGCCGCGTCGCACTCCTTGAGGCGCTGAGCGGGGTCCCAGCAGTTGCTCTCGATCTCCCGGAAGAACTTCCCGTCGTCTCGCAGCATGCGGGCGCGGCAGGGGGCGTGGTGCTCCAGGGTGATGAAGCCGCCATAGCCATAGCGCTCGGCGAAGCGTGGCAGCTCGGCCGGGAGCAGGTGCGTGTGGATGTCGATCTTCACTTGCCCCCGCTCCGGGTCATCTGGAAGCCGCACTGCTTGCAGGTGCAGTGCGCGGGGTCGCTGTAGAAGCGGTCGAACACGGGCGGCAGCTGCGTGACGATGTTGGAGACGTGGAGGTACTCCTCGTACAGCTTG
It encodes the following:
- a CDS encoding SDR family oxidoreductase codes for the protein MDLGLKGRRALVLGASAGLGFAVASELVREGARVAICSRSEERIRAAAANMGAALGVAANLAMPGSTKVVIDQVREALGGLEVLVINTGGPPKGGVMDLTDVQWQANFQSLWMGAVEGIRSAAPIMREGKWGRIVLITSVSARETIPGMTISSSLRTGLLGLTKSASNELAADGITVNAVLPGFHATERLAELGFTEEKLAPQLPARRLGRPEELGALVTFLASDRAGYITGQSIVIDGGWMRGF
- a CDS encoding FAD-dependent oxidoreductase is translated as MREIDRTQPVTLAGAGLVGSLMAMFLARRGFQVEVLERRPDMRRETVEAGRSINLAISTRGLHALRQVGLEEEARRHAIPMRGRMIHPLSGELTLQPYGKDDSQHINSISRAWLNKFLMTHAEATGRVRIRFKQRIQHVDFESGLLAVHDDASGATREERAPVLLGADGSGSAVRQEMMKLPGHSSTQELLSHGYKELTIPAGPGGTFRMEKHALHIWPRGSFMLIALPNEDGSFTCTLFLPFEGPVSFATLDSPGKLTAFFTEQFPDALELIPELTHDFFKNPTGSMVTVKSTPWHVGSRALVLGDAAHAIVPFFGQGMNCGFEDCVVLDGLLARHSRWEEAFSEFFRARKPNADAIADMAVENFIEMRDSTASPRFLLEKQVEKLLLNAFPGQFLSRYTLVSFSRVPYRLAYEVGSIAGSIVTELTGGISRAEDVDLERAARLVRERLAPFLEEHADGFRTEG
- the kynU gene encoding kynureninase, whose amino-acid sequence is MKHGSVHFEEGEAFARRMDGEDSLRHFRDEFLFPRGKDGEPVIYLVGNSLGLQPRKAKQYVLEELEDWERLGVEGHFHARNPWLPYHETLTAQTARLVGAQPLEVVVMNTLSVNLHLMMVSFYRPTRERFRILIEGGAFPSDQYAVASQARFHGFDPKEAILRLEPRFGEDTLRLEDILDTIDRRGSEISLVLLGNVNYLTGQAFDMKAISRAAHERGCRVGFDLAHGAGNLRLSLHDDGPDFAVWCSYKYLNGGPGTLGGVFVHERHAHMPGIPRFEGWWGHDKATRFEMGSNFVPLPGAEGWQLSNPPILQLAALRASMELFDQATMPALRLKGDLLTSYLEFLLDRLPPGIVEIVTPRDMKERGSQLSLRFRKEPRRLLAKLGEAGVFCDFREPDVIRAAPAPLYCSFLDVYRFVRILESHARD
- a CDS encoding amidohydrolase family protein — translated: MKIDIHTHLLPAELPRFAERYGYGGFITLEHHAPCRARMLRDDGKFFREIESNCWDPAQRLKECDAAGVSVQVLSTVPVMFSYWAKPEHGLDLSRFLNDHVASVVRTSPRRFAGLGTVPLQSVDLAIRELERCVRELGLPGVQIGSHVNGTNLGDPALFPFFQAAAELGAAVFVHPWDMLGGARLEKYWMPWLVGMPAEVAIAISTLIFSGTLERLPRLRLAFAHGGGAFPGTVGRIQHGFDARPDLVAVDNKVPPRDYLGRFWVDSLVHDAETLRFIVKLFGSEKVALGSDYPFPLGEDRPGTLIESLSDVEPSIRERLLWRNALEWLGRSREDFAS